From Camelina sativa cultivar DH55 chromosome 20, Cs, whole genome shotgun sequence, the proteins below share one genomic window:
- the LOC104770247 gene encoding basic 7S globulin-like yields the protein MAHMIFLLLSLVFLYLANTSHSLEKFQSFLHPVNKDKATNIYSIPLSIGSSVSQEFVLDLNGVGPLLQNCATAAKSSSFHPIRCGSTRCTYANPNFSCPNNTTTKTKTPCRSSDNARLFRDTVPLLYSYNGVYIMDSEKSSSLTLTCTDGAPVKGTIGLANTHLSIPSQLISMYQLAPKMALCLPSNEKSKLYPGGLWIGKGEYYYLPYLKDVSTIFASTPLIGNAKSGEHFINVKSIQIGGKTVPILHGATKICTMAPYTVLQTSIYKSLLTAFSGNVKMAKAPAVKPFGACFSSNGGRGAPVIDLLLSGGAKWRIYGSNSLVKVNKNVVCLGFLDGGVNPKNPILIGGYQMEDNLVEFDLKASKFSFSSSLLLHNTSCSVERLSPF from the coding sequence ATGGCTCATAtgatctttcttctcctctctcttgtttttctctACCTTGCAAACACATCACACTCGTTGGAAAAGTTTCAATCATTTCTACACCCAGTTAATAAAGATAAGGCCACAAATATCTACTCCATCCCTTTGTCCATTGGCTCGAGTGTAAGCCAAGAATTCGTCCTTGACCTCAACGGAGTAGGACCGCTATTACAAAACTGCGCCACAGCCGCCAAATCCTCCTCCTTCCACCCCATCAGGTGTGGCTCCACGAGATGCACATACGCGAACCCGAACTTCTCCTGTCCCAACAACACCACCACTAAGACGAAGACTCCGTGTCGGTCCTCCGACAATGCCCGGCTCTTCCGAGACACTGTCCCGCTATTATATTCATACAACGGTGTTTACATTATGGACAGTGAAAAGAGCTCTTCACTGACTTTGACCTGCACTGATGGTGCTCCTGTCAAAGGAACCATCGGTCTCGCTAACACTCACTTGTCCATTCCCTCGCAGCTCATTTCTATGTACCAGCTTGCTCCAAAAATGGCTCTTTGTTTGCCTTCCAACgagaaatcaaaactttatcCTGGTGGCCTTTGGATCGGCAAAGGGGAATATTACTATCTGCCTTACTTAAAAGATGTTTCTACGATCTTTGCCTCCACACCTTTGATTGGCAATGCCAAGTCCGGTGAGCATTTTATCAATGTGAAGTCCATCCAAATCGGTGGAAAGACCGTTCCAATACTCCATGGAGCCACAAAGATATGCACTATGGCTCCTTACACCGTATTGCAAACTTCCATTTACAAGTCTCTTCTCACAGCCTTCTCCGGAAACGTCAAGATGGCTAAAGCTCCAGCCGTGAAGCCTTTTGGTGCGTGCTTCAGCTCCAATGGAGGACGTGGAGCTCCCGTGATCGACCTATTGCTGAGCGGAGGTGCTAAGTGGAGGATCTACGGGTCTAATTCGCTGGTGAAGGTGAATAAAAATGTGgtttgtttagggtttttggaCGGAGGTGTGAATCCGAAGAACCCTATACTTATCGGAGGATATCAGATGGAAGATAATCTGGTGGAGTTCGATCTCAAAGCTTCcaagttttctttctcttcttctcttttgcttcACAACACCTCTTGCTCAGTGGAAAGGTTATCTCCTTTCTAA
- the LOC104770248 gene encoding basic 7S globulin-like translates to MAPRVIFLLLSLVFLYLTNTSHSLEKFQSFIHPIKKDEATKTYTIPLSIGSSSTHEFVLDLNGVAPLSQNCATAAKSSSFHPIRCGSTRCTYANPTFSCPSNPTTKTKTPCRSSDNARLFRDTVPLFYSSNGVYTRDSEKSSSLSLTCTDGGPLKGTIGLANTHLSIPTQLVSMYKLPPKMALCLPSTEKSKTYSGDLWIGKGEYYYLPYLKDVSTIFASTPLINDKSGEYLIDVKSIQIGGKNVPILHGATKISTLAPYTVLETSIYKALVTDFSGNAKMAKAPAVKPFGACFSSNGGRGAPVIDLVLSGGAKWRIYGSNSLVNVNKKVVCLGFVDGGVNPKNPIVIGGYQMEDNLVEFDLKASKFSFSSSLLLHNTSCSVARLSPF, encoded by the coding sequence atggcTCCTCGTGtgatctttcttctcctctccctTGTTTTTCTCTACCTGACAAACACATCACACTCGTTGGAAAAGTTTCAATCATTTATACACCCAATAAAAAAAGACGAGGCCACAAAAACCTATACCATCCCTCTGTCCATCGGCTCAAGTTCCACCCACGAGTTCGTCCTTGACCTCAACGGAGTCGCACCGTTATCGCAAAACTGCGCCACAGCCGCCAAATCCTCAAGCTTCCACCCCATCAGATGCGGCTCAACGAGATGCACCTACGCAAACCCGACCTTCTCCTGTCCCAGCAACCCCACCACTAAGACGAAGACACCGTGTCGCTCCTCCGACAATGCCCGGCTCTTCCGCGACACCGTCCCGTTATTTTACTCATCCAATGGAGTATACACTAGGGACAGTGAAAAGAGCTCTTCGCTGAGTTTGACCTGCACTGATGGTGGTCCTTTGAAAGGAACCATCGGTCTCGCTAACACTCACTTGTCCATTCCCACGCAGCTAGTCTCCATGTACAAGCTTCCTCCAAAGATGGCTCTCTGTTTGCCTTCCAccgaaaaatcaaaaacttattCTGGTGACCTTTGGATCGGTAAAGGGGAGTACTACTATCTGCCTTACTTAAAAGATGTTTCTACGATCTTTGCCTCCACGCCTCTGATCAATGACAAGTCCGGTGAGTACTTAATCGATGTGAAGTCCATCCAAATCGGTGGAAAGAACGTTCCCATACTCCATGGAGCCACAAAGATCTCCACTTTGGCGCCTTACACCGTATTGGAAACTTCCATCTACAAGGCTCTTGTCACAGACTTCTCCGGAAACGCCAAGATGGCTAAAGCTCCAGCCGTGAAGCCTTTTGGTGCGTGCTTCAGCTCCAATGGAGGACGTGGAGCTCCCGTGATCGACCTAGTGCTGAGCGGAGGGGCTAAGTGGAGGATCTACGGGTCTAATTCGCTGGTGAATGTGAATAAAAAAGTGGTTTGTTTAGGGTTTGTGGACGGAGGTGTGAATCCGAAGAACCCTATAGTGATTGGAGGCTATCAGATGGAAGATAATTTGGTGGAGTTCGATCTCAAAGCTTCcaagttttctttctcttcttctcttttgcttcACAACACTTCTTGTTCAGTAGCTAGATTATCACCTTTCTAA